From the Lampris incognitus isolate fLamInc1 chromosome 6, fLamInc1.hap2, whole genome shotgun sequence genome, one window contains:
- the tmem86a gene encoding lysoplasmalogenase-like protein TMEM86A — protein sequence MVSPVTVVKSEGPKLVPFFKATCVYFVLWLPTSSPSWFSALIKCLPIFCLWVFLLAHGVSFLGAHSSARKILAGLIFSALGDAFLIWQEQGYFSHGLLMFAITHILYSSAFGMKPLNLRAGLVIAAVSSLSYILLYPYLSGPFTYLVAVYIALIGFMGWRAIAGVQLANDLWTWTKLSACLGAVLFMVSDLTIAVNKFCFPVPHSRAIIMATYYAAQMLIALSAVECQDVEVARKRT from the exons GTTAAGAGTGAGGGTCCAAAGCTGGTGCCATTCTTCAAGGCAACCTGTGTGTACTTTGTGCTCTGGCTGCCCACTTCCAGCCCGTCCTGGTTTAGCGCCCTCATCAAATGTCTCCCCATCTTCTGCTTGTGGGTCTTTTTGCTGGCCCATGGCGTCAGCTTTTTAGGCGCCCACTCCAGTGCCCGTAAGATATTGGCAGGCCTCATCTTTTCTGCTTTGGGGGATGCTTTTCTCATCTGGCAGGAGCAAGGCTACTTCAGCCATG GCCTCCTGATGTTTGCCATAACCCACATCCTCTACTCATCTGCTTTTGGCATGAAGCCTCTTAACCTACGTGCCGGCTTGGTGATTGCTGCTGTGTCTTCCCTGAGCTACATCCTGCTCTATCCCTACCTTTCTGGCCCCTTCACCTACCTGGTAGCCGTCTACATTGCCCTAATTGGCTTTATGGGCTGGAGGGCCATCGCCGGTGTGCAGCTTGCCAATGACTTGTGGACCTGGACCAAGCTGTCTGCCTGTTTGGGTGCAGTGCTCTTCATGGTCTCTGACCTCACCATTGCTGTCAACAAGTTCTGCTTCCCTGTGCCTCACTCGCGTGCCATCATCATGGCTACCTACTACGCTGCCCAGATGCTGATTGCGCTGTCTGCTGTTGAGTGCCAGGATGTGGAGGTGGCAAGGAAGAGAACATGA